The following proteins are co-located in the bacterium genome:
- a CDS encoding VOC family protein, producing MNPVGWFEIPVNDFDKAKKFYEGVFGVEISVNVVGPLKMGWFPMDNMDKYGATGSLVQGVGYTPSSCGVIIYFSVPDIEASLKKVEALGGKTLLAKTDIGEYGFMAHFLDTEGNHVAFHTAAKM from the coding sequence ATGAATCCTGTGGGCTGGTTTGAGATTCCGGTGAACGATTTCGACAAGGCGAAGAAGTTCTACGAGGGCGTCTTCGGCGTCGAGATTTCGGTGAACGTGGTGGGGCCGCTGAAGATGGGGTGGTTCCCTATGGACAACATGGACAAATACGGCGCGACGGGGTCGCTGGTGCAGGGCGTCGGCTATACTCCCTCGTCCTGCGGCGTGATAATCTACTTCTCCGTGCCCGACATCGAGGCGAGCCTCAAGAAGGTGGAGGCTCTCGGCGGAAAGACGCTGCTGGCGAAGACCGATATCGGCGAGTACGGCTTCATGGCCCATTTCCTGGATACCGAGGGCAACCACGTAGCCTTTCACACCGCGGCGAAGATGTGA